Genomic segment of Streptomyces sp. NBC_01210:
CGCGCCGGGGGGCGCCCGCAGGAGCAGGGGGGCGGGGGCGTGCCTCCGCGCGCTGTTGATGCGCCCGTCGCAGCGGGCATGCAATGGGCAGAGGCGGACCATCTGGTACGCCATGAGGAGGGACCCATGGCCGAATCCCCCATGACCGACTCTCAGCAGGACACGCCTGTTGAAGTGGTGTTCCTGCCCGTCCTCGGTGCCTGCGGCTGCGGTCCGGGCTGTGGCTGCGGCTGCCAGTCGGGTGGGCCGTGCCAGTGCGGTGGCTGCTGCGGGTAGCCGATCCCCGGTACGTACGCGCGTACGCGAAAGGGCCCCGTCCATGGGCGAATTCGAGGGGTCGTTGCAACACTGCTGGTCAGCTGGCTAGGTCCAGTAGCTTAGCGAGGCGCTCGGCTGGGGTTTCCCAGCCGAGCGTTTTGCGTGGGCGGCTGTTGAGTTCGGCGGCCACCGTTTCCAGGTGGTCGGGGGTATGGGCGCTCAGGTCGGTGCCCTTGGGGAAGTACTGCCGCAGCAGGCCGTTCGTGTTCTCGTTCGACCCGCGCTGCCAGGGGCTGGCTGGGTCGCAGAAGTAGACCGGGATGTCGGTGGCGACGGTGAAGGCGCGGTGGGCTGCCATCTCTGAGCCCTGGTCCCAGGTCAGGGACCGCCACAGATGCGGCGGGAGGGTCTGGACGGTAGTGGCGAGCGCGTTGCGGGTGGCGATGGCGCTGTGGCCGGTCGGCAGGTGCACGAGCATCACGTAGCGGGTGGACCGTTCGACCAGGGTGCCGATGGCCGAGCGTCCGTCCTTGCCGATGATGAGGTCGCCCTCCCAGTGGCCGGGGACGGCCCGGTCGGCGGCTTCGGCGGGGCGTTCGCTGATCAGGACCATGTCCTTGATGGCGCGGGAGATGCGCTTGTGGGCCTGGCGCTGCGGGCGCCGGCGGGCCCGGCCGGTGCGCAGGGAGCGGGCCAGTTCCCGGCGGAGTTCGCCGCGGCCCTGGACGTAGAGGGCCT
This window contains:
- a CDS encoding IS30 family transposase is translated as MDFEIRKNRKSQGRKPLLRERAAYFQLMEQGYSTREAARIVGIDRRTGKKWRNGHQRGRKAVPPIYQEPGQTPGPPGPEGPPPAPSRYLQEHDRIHIADRLREKASVRQIAAELGRSPSTISREIRRNRRTMPKGGWYYRPHTAQARADARRPRPKTGKIGQNPELRDFIQDHLTMRWSPEQICQALRARFPDRPEMHVTHETVYQALYVQGRGELRRELARSLRTGRARRRPQRQAHKRISRAIKDMVLISERPAEAADRAVPGHWEGDLIIGKDGRSAIGTLVERSTRYVMLVHLPTGHSAIATRNALATTVQTLPPHLWRSLTWDQGSEMAAHRAFTVATDIPVYFCDPASPWQRGSNENTNGLLRQYFPKGTDLSAHTPDHLETVAAELNSRPRKTLGWETPAERLAKLLDLAS